Genomic DNA from Hordeum vulgare subsp. vulgare chromosome 2H, MorexV3_pseudomolecules_assembly, whole genome shotgun sequence:
TTCACGTTTCTTCACTTGAACACTAATTGGAACATCTTAAGCCCCTATTCTTATTCTGTAATCTTATTTACTCACTGAATTTTCATTCTTATTCTTACTGTCAAAAATCAGAGTTACTGCAGATTTGCACCATTGATCATGCATTTTATGCAGGCTTTGTCAGATTTGTGCATCTTGGACTTCGACATCCCATCTACGATGCTAATGGTTACATGGCAAGTTGTTCTAATTGATGTTCCTGCTGTGATTGGGGTGATGTACATTCAGGTGAGCATCTTGAAAGAATCCTGCATTCATCTTCTTGTTCAGAGCCAAAATGTGAACAATGCTACTGTCTTCATCATTTTCATTTCAGTAAATAGCAGTGCTACATTGACATGGATGCAACATTCAGGCGACAAATAGGTTCATTATAGACAAATCTTCGGCTCAGCACTGAATTTTTACACTAAACTTTTACAGGCAGCAGCACTAAATTTTACTTCTTGCGGCACAGGCGCGCACCAGCagcggcgaggggtggggtgGCAAAAGGCAGCGGCGGCGAGGAACGGTGCTCGATCAGGCGCCAGGTCGTCTCGCCGTTGGGCACACCCGCGTGGCCCTGCCTACGGAAGCTGCCAGAGAGAGGATCGGCGGCACGGGACTTGCCCAAATCCCGCACCGGCGTCCACAGGCGTGAGAAAGTGTCCTGGGACGCGAGCAGCAGCACGCACTCCTGGTCCAGGAGATCGTCACCCAAGAGCGCGCAGAGCTCAAGGAGGACGACCTCAACCAGATCATAGCGGGAGGCTCCGACGACGAGCGGATGGGATCTTGGCAGGAGGGGAATGCGCAGAGGGGATGACGGCTAGGGAACGagaggtggtggtcgtggtgggagAGGAATGCGCTGGCGCGCTTCCTCAACGGCGGCGGAGCAGTTACTGGACGGCGCACGTCCTGGGCGGCATAGGTGCATAATCCCGCAGGTGCATGTCCTGGGCAACCGTGGCGATGCGTGGAATCGCAGGTGCAGGTGGGTGGCGGTGGCGGAATTAGAGGCGCAGGTCGCGGGCAGCGGCGGAATCAGAGGCGCAGGTCGCGGGCAGCGGCGGAATCAGAGGCGCAGGTGGGCTCATGCTGATGGGCGGCGCCGAAATCTGTTGTCTGGCGTCTGTCCGTCGACGCGCGGTATCagcgaggaagaagatggaggcaTAGATCGATTTGAGACAGTTTTCGAATTTTGAGGGCTTTTTTACAAAAACGCCAGTACACTGCGTGTCGCATAATCTTTTTCGGACGGAGGAGTATTATTTTTTTGttatatgacccacctttcacTCTCAGAAAAtaactaggagcacgtgctagagctggttcTTAACTAAGAACCCGCttaccttctctttcttcttctctctactataactaaacaaaaatatactccctccgtcccaaaataagtgtcttaagcttaatacaactttgtactagttcTAGTACAAATTTGAGATAGTTATTTTGGGGCAGAGGGAGTACTAGTTTATTTCTTATAGCTAGCTGACCCaattctattgtacttgctcttagaggTTGCAGAACCCaattctattgtacttgctcttagaggTTGCAGACTTGTAGGAGTAGGTGTTGTCTAAACAGAAGCTACTACTTTTTTTAGAGGTTGTAGAAGGGAGCATAAGTCGtacagagcaaaataaatgaatccatACTCTAAAGTGTGTCTACACACATCTATATGTAGTTTGAATCCATACTCTAAAGTGTGTCTACACACATCTATATGTAGTTGGTAGtgtaatctttaaaaagacttatatttaaaaacgaagggagtacatgaTATGCTGAATAAAAACGGTTCAATTCAAAGTAAAAAATGCCTTCCACGGCCATAACACATCCACATCAGAGTTGAGGTGCATGCACATATTTAACAGGACAAAAGAGGTAACACCAGTAGCATATTGTTAAAGGGCACAATAgtgtatactccctccatttctaaatacaagtctttttaaagattgtactaaggactacatacagaataaaaTAAGTGAATTTgcgctctaaagtatgtctatatacattcatacgTAATTCataatgaaacctctaaaaagacttatatttaggaacggagggagtatttctgtTTTTGCTGGCCTCATAAAGAGCAGAGTTTTCTTCTAAACTGTTATTGGTAAAAGTGTAAATGATCAGTGATACGGTGTCCATACAAGGATCTCAGCTGCAGCATAGCAAAGCCTGCAAAATGATCTTACATTATGGGAGTACCAATTAAGGTGTTCGCCTAAACAAAGATTTCTTTCATGCAAAACGATACATGATGCACATAGTTACAGTTCCATATGACCCTGGTGCGGATTCTGCTTCCATCGGCGATCCTATTCCAGCTTCTCCATCTGTCAAATGAAGTTCCACATGACCCTGGTGCGGATTCTGCTTCCATCGGCGATCCTATTCCAGCTTCTCCATCTGTCAAATGAAGTTCCACATGACCCTGTTGTGGATTCTGCTTCCATCGGCGATCCTGCTGAGTTGAGCCTCTCCATCTGTCAAATGAAACCAAAGTTAGCAAAATAGCATATGCATTATGTTTCAACTGTATTTCTGCTCAGattaaaaaaagggaaaaggaatTATATCTCGGCTCCCAAAGGAGCTTACTGCTGCTGCAATCATGGACAAATTGCAAATGTGAAAAGGATTCTGAATCACCATCTGGTACTAATTGTCCTAAGTGTACAGACATAATGTATCAAAGGCACTTGCTATGCGCTTCAATCACAACAAATAAATACAATGATTCAATTATTGCTAGTTCATAAGGTGAATCAGGACACAGAGCCATAGGGAAATGTTCAGAATATCGGGGGCAGCCTTACCCACAGCCAAATGCAAGACACATGATACATTGATACTAAGTAAGAATGTATGGGATCTAATATTCAGGAAGGCATTAGGTTCTGTTATGTTGAGATTTAACCTGTAGGCGCTATTAAATAAAAAATGCAAGGTACGGAATACATGGTATTCTTTTTTCTGAACAAAATACAATCAATCATTTGGAAACATTTGAATACTGCTGAAATAAACATGTATTCTTCTACGGTCTATCCTCCATGACCACATTTCATTTGGTCCATGTGTGTGTGGAAGTGTGTGTAGCTCTGAAACTGACACTCCTTCCGTGCACCAAtacataaagaaaaatagaagacATTATGAGGATCGCATATGAAACACTTAGGCATAACAAAAAAAGATTAACTGAGTTACAAAGCTCCAGGATAAAATCTTGCTTCTCTTCATTTGTGATCGACCTACAAAGAAAGTAACGCATAGGCATCCTACTTGTTACAAAATGAAGGCGTGGGAAAACGAAAGTCAAGTCTCAAGGTATGAATGGATCCTGAGCAGCATCAACACATGTGAGAACCAACAAAATCTCGGACTAGTAATTTCCCCTGCACAAAATTGCCCAAGCAGAGCACACAATAGAGGTTACAGGAGAGCAGCATCAGCACCCAGCAGCACAAAATTGCTCCAAAAAACTTCAATTGCCAAATTATTTTTGAATATAGGGTGTGTTCGCACCCGAGAGCACAAGTGTATTACCCCCAACCTTTCCCCCTACCGACAAGGCGACAAGCCCAGACCACACCACCCAACCACTTACCAAGGGACCCACCCAGCATTGATTGGCTCCACAGTACCCAGCCAACAACTTAGTCAAAATCAGGACACAAATCCAACGGGACACAATTCACTAGGAGCTTAGTAATTTAAGGATGAAGCAGCCAATTACAAACAAAATTAAGGTTGTGTAAATAGTAGCCATATCTTATTACTTCACACGCAATGCACCAGGGCCAATGTGCCATCATAAGGTAGTCATTACTTAAACATAATGCCACTGTGTCATGCTAATTAGAAACAAAATTAAGGCTCTGTCAACAGTATAGTCATATGTTATTACTGCACAGGCAATTACCACACTGCAACATCCAGTTAAGTAAACGATAGTGAGATGCATGTACAgacaagtacaacaacaacaaagcctttagtcccaagcaAGTTGGGGTAGGCATAAGTACAAACAACTAACAGAGAGATTGCAAATGAGAACTTACAATCAATCCTCGAAATTGGCGAGGCGGAGATAATAGCCATGCAGTCCTGCAGCGAGTATGGCAAGTAGAGAGAAGCACGTGATAGTATCAGCCCTGGCTGGTTTCCCCATCTGGAGCTCAATGGAGCGGTAAAAAGCGCCTCCTGCACAGACCCATGTTGCGAAATTCATGCATATCCCCAGCTGAAAACATCTGCGGTAAACCCGGGCATGCTTCATCCTTGCAAGACCTAGCTGAGGCTTCGCTATACTCACTTTCTCCAGGACCTTATGCTTCCTCGCAATGACCTTATTGATGCCAAACATCAGAGAAAAGAGATGGTCATTTGTGATCAAATCGGATACGCGCATCTGCAAGTCACTGATACACTTATCAACTGCAGTGTCGATTTCTTTGGTGGCAGCATCAACAGCATACATAGCCTCAATCAACGCTTCCTTTGCCTCTTTATATGCCTTGTCCTCTTCAGATGCAGCCCTTGCCTCAGCCTTGGCAGCCGCTTCCACTTGTGGGCCCACTATGCCTATCAAGATGAAAGTGATGGATAGGAACATTAATGCCAATCTCCCCCATGACGCGATCTTAAATTTCAGCTGATCAGCAGTCAAATCTGTCAAAGGAGCAGGTGACGCTGGGCACACCAGGCTAGCGGCAGCGGCAGAGACTGGAGGTGAAGGAATAACCGCATGAGGTGGGGCACAGACAATGCTGGAGTCAAGCAGCAGTGGTGAAGGCGGCACGGGAGATTGAGGGCTAGGAAGCTGGGGCAAAGGAACCACAGGATACGGAGGCAGCGGGGCCGAAGGAAGACCAGCAGGTGAGGGTGGAAAAAACTGCAAGGATACTGGCGCCATATTGGTCACCGTGAACACGGCGAGGGCGACAGTGGGAAACAGGCCGACCATCCAGACGAGGGCCGTGACGGTCTCAGCGAACACCCCCATCTTCTCTGTGCCCTCTGCGCTTGGAGAAAACGGGGAGGGGACGGGTGCTCCGGGAGATTCAGGCGAAGGTCATGGAGGGGACTGGGTCTGCGGACGCCAGTAGCCCTGCCGCAGTCGAGACACCGGGGACGATGACGAACGCCTGGGGGAACTGCCCGAGGTTGGTTCCCGTGACGAGCGCCCGGGAGTGGAGAGGGGCGAGGGGGTCGCGGCGGCCGGGAGTGGAGTGGATGGTCCGAGGAGGGTCGCGACGGCCGGGAGTGGAGGGTCGCGGCGGCCGGAAGTGGAGGGGGCGAGGTGGCTCGCGGCGGATGGTGCGCGCCCGGGAGGAATGGATGATTTGGGAGTGGGGAGCGGGCGCGGCTCGGGGTTTGCGATTGCGAGGGAGAGGAGAGCTTGCTAAGTTTTGTATAAAAACCCCTGAGAGGCCGTATGATCACGTATAGGTCCCTGCCACCTGATATGGAGCCGGATCCGGAGCGAATGGAACACAGGGTTCATGATTGGGTTATACCCCTGAGAGGTTCATGCCTGCCCACAAGTTCCAGTTGCCTATACATGGCAACATTACTAGATTTTAGAGCATATAGAAAACAATCGAACATAGCACATGAATACAGTGCTACATAAAGAAGGTAGTAACCTTGAACAAAAGATCTCCCAAAAGTTGCACCGAACTCTGCCGGATACGCCAATTATCACTGAATATCCCATCCTCAATAGAAGGAAGCAACAGAGGCAAAGACCTATTTAAAATAAAGAAAATGGCATCACATATCAAGAGCATTACTGAAAAAATGACCATCTAAAAATTTAAATGTGAGCAATACGTTGTTGCATACTACTCCACAAAGATATGACCCGCAGAAAGTGCATGTCTACTGCACTATATATCATAAATATCGGCCAGTTAATCAGCAGCTCGGTCAGTTAAGGAGAGTTACAAAAGATTCCAAATCATCAGGAATTAACTTCGGGGATTATCATGACTACAAATGTTAGATTGCATGTCCATGGCAGTTCCCATGATAACACACTGCTAATCCAGAAGATGTCATACTGATACTGCAAAAAAAGTGCTTGAAGCAAGTCATGGAAAGGGAAACAACCTCACTTAGTCCCTGGGCAGCTCCAGATCGTTCAGCATTACTATTATCAGATTTCAATTATCTAACAACCATGCACAAGATCTGGGAATATTTGTTCACCCATTCCTGCTATAAGAGACCCCAAGAGCTCGAGGACTTCAGGTATGGGATCCACTAGAACCTAGAAATATCATCAAGCACAGTATTAGAACCAAATATAGTTGAATTAACAAAATCAAAATCTTATTATAAGTGAAAGTAAGAAATCATTTCTGCTATGTATGCAAGACTGGAGTTAAAATCACCTTCTTGACTTTAGGCAGGAGCAATCCTATGTATGGGACCATATCCATTGGTCCTGTAACTAAAGAAGACATGTTTCCAAACAATTTGGGAAGCCTTCTTCTTAGTATTAACACCTCTCTCCCTCAGTCCTCTGTGCATAATAGGTACCAGCAACGCAAGTGATTGTGAGTCTATGGAGTTGATGAAAGTCGTCTGCCAAGAAAAAGGGTCATATGAGGTAAAGATAATTATAGTACTTCCTCCTTATCAGCAAAGTGATGCAAGCAATTGAAATGCAAACCAGAATGAACATTATCTCAAATCTAAGTTTACCTGAAGGATGTCGAGAGAATGTTTTGTATGGTCATTCGGATCTGTCAGAGCAGACAGAAGAAATGGGACAAGTGGTGGACTGTGTACATTGTGTACTGTCCCAGTCCACCGTGTTTCCCTCACAGCATCTTACATCATGACCATTGACGTCACTGTCAGGCactagcagcagcaagcaaccTCACCTGCAGGAGATTGGATGGCTCAACCGCAGCATGGGACAGGAAAGACTCAACAGTGCAAGTACATCGTGTCGGCTTGAGCAAGAACCTTCCCTGGGGCATGTTAACGACTTTATCCATCTTTGGCATCCAGGTTGGATGTCCACGTGTGGAATAAAAAAAAAAGCCAAGTGGGTTCCTATGCAATTAGTTTTGGGCGCACACTCTCATTACAGACTTGTGTGACCATGGCTCCACCTCTTTGTGTGCCCCGCACCGGTGATGCTCCATCACGCTATCAAACAACTACAGTGGCGCTCCACCACATGGCATCCTGGACTCAGTTTGGCCATTATCGTTCCCCATGGGCACTGTTTTGTCAGCATGCTTAAACTCAAATTATGGCCGGAAGGGACAGAGAAGAGAGGGATTGGTAGAAAGGGTGATGTGGTGGTAACTTGTAGCACACGTGGCAGCTGGTGCCAAGTCACGAGCTGAGAATGTGTCCATGTGGGACAAAACCAGGTTGGAAACAGAGGAGGGGGACATTTAAACGCAATTGAAAATTATAAGTGTAATTCAACCAGTTTTGAACCTTGGGTTTGAAAATTAAAGTGTAATTCTAAATACTTTAACCATCCCAGCAAGACCAAAGGCTGCACCTTGCCCCTCACCATACTTTCACGTTTCATCATCTAAACTAGTAGTCTAGATACAAGAGATTGGGCTTCTTCATAATTTTTAGATAAGTACACATCGCAATATAAAGCAGACAAACAAAAAAAGACGACTGATTGCTGAATGTGAATAACACAACTCACCTGCTTTGAGAGCATAAGTGGAGACAGACAGTCTGACACCGGTCTCTGAACTGCCTCTGATGGGGTGTTAAGAACATCTAGCAACTTCTCAACAACACTGAACTTTAGGGTCATCATGTTAGAAGGTCTATATTAGTACCATATATCAATATATTTTGAAATAAACAAACAGAATAGACGGACTCATAGTATTTAACCTTCGATAGATGTTTTGCTAGAGCACCAGTATATAACAACGCCTTCCCTGACAAGATCACATGTTTCCTCATTTGATGCCTGTAGCATATgagaaaaaaaaatagagaaTGGTACATTATGGACATTGTAGATTAAAAATACATGATACACAGTATCAACAAAATTATGATGTTGTACCGCAGAAACTTACCCTTTTATTCAAGTAGCTCTCAAAAATAGGAAGCAGCAAAGGAacattttcctttccatgttTATCAATAATAAGGATGCCAGCATTAATCATTCTACCGCAAACGTCCAGATTATGATCAGCCTGTAAATTAAAGGTAAGAGGCACCAAATATCCAATGTACTTATAGGCATACAAATTATAAGATGCACGTGTACAAGTGGGGGAAATTTTACCAAGCCACGTGATATAGGAAATGTCATGGCAATGGGAAGATCTTTAGAACTTAAAGCATCTGCAACTGAGTGGAGGGTAATGCAATACCCTGTCTTCCAAGCCAGTTTGTATCTCCAAATTCAACATCAGGACCAAGATCTCGAAT
This window encodes:
- the LOC123424662 gene encoding uncharacterized protein LOC123424662 encodes the protein MGVFAETVTALVWMVGLFPTVALAVFTVTNMAPVSLQFFPPSPAGLPSAPLPPYPVVPLPQLPSPQSPVPPSPLLLDSSIVCAPPHAVIPSPPVSAAAASLVCPASPAPLTDLTADQLKFKIASWGRLALMFLSITFILIGIVGPQVEAAAKAEARAASEEDKAYKEAKEALIEAMYAVDAATKEIDTAVDKCISDLQMRVSDLITNDHLFSLMFGINKVIARKHKVLEKVSIAKPQLGLARMKHARVYRRCFQLGICMNFATWVCAGGAFYRSIELQMGKPARADTITCFSLLAILAAGLHGYYLRLANFED